DNA from Aphis gossypii isolate Hap1 chromosome 3, ASM2018417v2, whole genome shotgun sequence:
tatattataaatagcctAAAATTAcgctaaataatttcattaaagttttgtaaatattgacattgtaattgtaaaatgtttcaaatacctccgaataatgttttttgaattaaagtaaaataatttaaacttctaAAATCGTTgggtaataattgttaaaacacTTTACTTagaatattaactaatattactatttcgACTCACTTGATGCTTATCAAAttcattgattaaaatttgttctACTTTGCATGACCTTATTGTTGTTATACCTTGTAATGTTTCTTTCATGTGTGCAAATATAGGACTTCgagctatttataataatgtaaattgaaattgtattttaacattataaataatgttaattattaatgatttgaaaaatatacttactatttCCTTCTAACTTTTTAATGCCTCTTGATGTAGGTAAATAGAAAACTCTTAAATAGTAGAATATTGTTACCATAACAAATGCCGGTACCAtgagataaatattaacatatccaacaataaatatgactcccaaaaataacatgaatagctaaatattcaaaataaacaatcagAATAACAATgacatgttttatatattgtatggttttttatcgttatcgaatacactttttttatagcatacaatataatattatgattgggATGTTAAATGGATTCAATACcgtctaattttttttcttaccgaAACACCCCTATTTTACAGCAGctgacaaataatttattatttaaccagtaaaaatgcatatatatatatatataaaaactattactttGACTAAAGATGAATAAATTTCGTGTAAGCGTATGAAAAGTAATACAgtcattataggtacttagacAGTTATACGTTACACACACAACACATTACAATGATTACCTATTAGTTACTAGTTTACTAGTTAACTACACACACATTTTAACGATACACTCAAGACatgatattgattatattgaaCTCTTTCAGTTAAATCCCTAGATAGGGTGAGTAtcgtatcattttaaataaaatattttatatttacttgcaAACAATCCATAATAACGAATGGTAAAAACTCATCAACTGTTCCGATATCTTTTGTAAAACGGTTCAACATGTCACCTATAAACGAATGTATATATTGCACAGTAATGtagattaaaatgtttgatgtaAAGTTGGAATAGgtcaagttaaataattaccaGATGATTTGTTGTTGAAAAACCACAtggtagttttaataaaactatcaaaCATTTGATTATGCACATTTATTGAAGTTCTCATACAGAACGATGTGTATGATATACCCCTGACGATAACGTTTATGATcgaaaaagtaattataactgTGTACACGATCATACAGATTTGACGAAAATTTGaagtaaacaataatgaaCCGATTAAATTACTAGATGATAATGTACCGTTACTGgttgatacattattataacttgtgTTCTTTTGTTCCAGATTTGCCCTAAAATAGTTTCACAGATTTATAATACCaaactattaaacatatttgcaTTCTTTTTTCGTTACAATACCAAAAGCTAATCCAATAATCACCACCAGTAGTCAATActtgagttaaaataaaacaaaaaagtataaaaaatactttaagaaCACTTCCACCGGcagataaatatgataaataaacatttatcgaAACACTACCAGACGACCGGCTTTTGTTtggattttttgattttactgCTGGTATTCTATTAATTTGAACATCATTATGAGACGATGAAATACTTTTGTTAGAACCGAGCGTATTTGAGAccaaatttatacttttatttgtatcattttCTGGTTCATTTATCCCTGTATCATTTGAAGATTCTAATGATTTTGCAAATTCTAAATTGGAGGCTTGTAATTCTTGAAAAGAACCTTCAGCTACTATACTACCCTAAAACgagaataaatacaaaatgtataagattATGAACATGttgttatttagaaatatccaaaaattgtatatcGCTTTTATGCGTGATATTGAATTTTGAccgaaatattattgtaaaattgtatgcaAATATTTACGGCTTaatggatttatattttataaattaagatttttcaaTAGAATCGCACACATCTCATTTATACTAACATTATCCATCAGAATAATTTGACCAACATCagttaaatattgtacttgATGAGTAATAAGAACACATGTTTTTCCTTCGAGAAAATCTAttaaacagaaataaaatattattaactattacttaaaaaaataaatcagtacCTTGTAcctttaatgcatttttcaaacaaatgcCTGCCAACTTTAGTATCGACTGCCGACAAAGGATCGTccagtaaatatatatcagcTTGTTTGTAAATCGCTCTAAAATCGAACATATTCAAGGTAtcgcttataatttatttaaaaatatttactcacCTAGCTAAATTTATTCTCGCTCTCTGTCCACCACTTAGGGTAATTCCTCTTTCTCCCACCATAGTTCTATCACCATGTTGAAATTGTTTCAAATCAGATTTTAATGCACATACACTTAAAACCTAATTTAAAgccaatttgaaatatttatcactgaggacattttatacaatttttgtaatttttacttgtttGTAACGCTCTTCGTCCATTGGTGAACCAAAGAGTATATTCTGTTTAACAGTGCCGGCAAATATCCATGGTTCTTGTGATGCATAGGACACTACTCCATTCACGGATATTTTGCCTTCAGACAGAGGCAATTCTTGTAAAATTACTTGTACCAATGAGCTCTgtaaccatttattttataatttagatttatatcaataattattattgttgttttcatGTACTTTTCCTGATCCTACGGGTCCTATAATTGCCACCAAACTTCctggtaatatatttaaattaatgttttctaAAGTGTTGTAGGTTTGGTCATCTATCCACTTGGCAGTAGCGTTCgaaatacctatactaaaactatttgaatatctagtgttttttttaacatcaatattttctgTAATAATTTCCGATTCTGGAGATTCTATAACTCCATTCGTTAATGATTTATCAGATTTTGAAGTACTTGGGATTTCACTATATTTTTCTTCGAGCAACATAAAATTCTAtacacaaattttataaaactattatgagaaataaaaatcttatgtgtacatatttaaaaattttaatatttaaattaatttaaaaaaaacccatatttatttatgtacctcTATGCgtttcaaacatattttcaattcagCCAATTGCGTTAAGCCTCGACCGAAATGCTTTGTCATAGGTTGTTGCAATACGGTATAAAATGCAATTACGACAAAAACCTAAAtatgtgaatttttattttattaatctatttctcaatatttttaataatataaaaatcgctaaagcagaaaaatttaatatttaggagATAATTAGTTAAGTATACGATTTACTTTTCTAATTGAAATGTTGTTTccaagtaataaaaatgatataagacTGATTAACAGTTGAAGTCTAGTTTGAACTACTTGAAATGAAAGAGTCATAATTCCCATAAATAAAGTGCtttgaatttgtttaatttcctTTCTGTAACAAcatcaataagtattataattattatacgtattattattgcaaattatggaataatcaatgataattttgaataatatcacAAACTTTCTGATGCATTTTATAAGTTCGGCAAAAGGTTTTTCCCAGGTGTACATTTTGATTACTTGTATTCCTGAAATTACTTCGTTCATTAAACATATTCTTTTATCGGTCATTTTGGCCGTCTTCAATCGAGTTTGGGATAATTTTTGCCCCAACcaatctgaaaataaaacaaatagtttgctaataagtataatattattatttttatcagttgTTTAACGTACATTgtaatggtataaaaaataaaaacgcagATACTCCAATTATTGACGATACTCCAATTTCCtgccataaaaaatatgtaactacGACTGTTGTTAAGGGACCAATCcatatataatgcaatatgGTCATTCCTTGGTCAAATCGACTAACATCATttgatatcaaatttattactttaccaGTGGTAATCTCTTCAAGGGATTTTTGACTTAAGCGTAATgcctatataaaatgattacagACATAcagtagataaaaaaaaacattattttaaattttgttatttttttctaaaaataaaactatatacgtttattgttgtcttttagaaaattgatttaatatgattttcaaaaatgtacattgtatctatgtattataacataaaaatatatattataaattataatattatgatatttttaaaaaaattttatcatttgaaaattttaataattatttaaaaatttaatttaatttttcgtgGTAAATGTGATACTAGTAAACTGTTCAGTTTGTGGaaaaatatctgaaaaataGATCATGGACAAATGTAAGATATTTTAACTCGattgcaaatatatatatataaatatatatagttaatagttttataacttgaaattcaaacattattgtccatatttcaatatttatatcctTTGCTTTACTATACTCTTATATACATACTCGACATCTAATATCAATCCAAAcacaaaatttaatcataataatataacaatgaaaTGTCTTAGCATTgccaaaatgtaaatattaaataaaaattttaatgcatgatattatttatgatatataagtaatttaaaaatttttcttaaaatattattaaatatctatactctgttatttattagtgATTCCACACCAAAACTTTActtagacaataatatatattatgtacaattgatcgacaagtaaaaaataatgtattaacacGTTATACAGTTGCTGCTTCTCGCGTTATTGttgatcaatattttcatcacTCATTCAAAACATGTGTATCTATTCGActacttatacttaaataatattttttagaaatttaccTTTCTATATATGAGAGAACAGGAAGAAACTCGCATCTTCATCCCACATTCTAAGTTTTTTTCCACTCCAAAATGTGATAATATCATAACCATTAACAGTGCGAATACTATACCAGTTGCATAAATATATGCATGATTCAAGTCAGTAGTAGTGGAACCATCGGGGTTGAAATATGCTAAAAACCCGCCAACTAAAAGGGGCTGAGATActctatataacataataaaaatggttaattACGTCATAaatgaattgtataaaatattttacaacaaaacacacaaataaaaatatttaactctcCACTGTAGTTCCAGTAAATTACGAATGGGTcactgaataattattatactatataccatGTActgtataccatattatacattattaatattaacttttcaaCAATACCACCTTACCGAGAACAGTTTGTTCCACTATGTTAATCTAGaaatatagacaatattttaaaaccaatttttataatattttgaaaatatgattgcGTGTagtaatattcttaatattatatttaaatccccacgaataataataataataataataaattatacatgatgaaaaaatgttttcaatctaccagtatatgatataatataataaaacaaccaAACTAAATGACTGTAATAAAAAGGTAATAACTTTGTAgctatatataaactaaacatAAGGATCATGAAATACTTAGGCTGTGATATAGGCTGAAAGACCATTTCTATCTACATAgtcgaattcaaatttaatagacACATAATAGTGATTAGTGGCGCACTCATTGTCTTATGTACAGCAGAACAGTACTTTATTTCTCGCCTcttaaatttgtataggtacctataaaactataatatttttaattccataTCAAAGcatgaccaaaaattaacatgaactagttataaaaatgaatataaatatttgaaaaattaattcaaatttaaaaaaagaattaactacCATGTATCTCCTTAGATTTGcagtagtgaaactgactctTTTGTTCTAcagaatatttgtatacatagaaAACAAACTTTACACATCCATCGACCggtgcatatataatataagaggcttcaaattcaacattaaatcttaaattttgaaatggtctATATCGATGTTATAGACATACTGACCGAATAGGTACTACCAGCTATATGTAGATCGatatttatacgtttaatacattaaataaacaagccaattttataagttaaagttcaaatttttacaaaatatatcaaaatcacaaaaatttgcaaataattttgtaattgaaaaatcataaaaatgtttgtgtttataactaaggattgaaaatacaatactaaGATTTccctaagttttccataaagctgctataaagaaaactcgacgcatcattatagaaaaagttttaagtgcgttagaattttaaatgttttctaaatagcgtaacgataacgatatatcctcaaacgattttaaatattttatattaggtattcaaaaagtataagtcgtagataattgaaaatttcaccagtttttaagattttcatgttctttatattcaaaatatattgccttttttaactatttatagacaattgaaatttttaattattctaagtattttttttttttaagtgtcgataaaatttttttggcggagtcaaaatacttgaaaaattaaatcaaaatttctcataaattattcttatggtgataaaaaaattataagaacacataggcacaattttttttactagcatttgaagttcaaatattgacaaaaattcgtcaaaatcatgaatatttgcaaattattttgtaggtataatttataaaagtgtttgtataagtagctaaaagttgaaaatgtaatacaagattttccataagtttagcttacaattattataaaaaacttaaattttggtgtattcaggccattaaaacataaaccatctTTTTCAATAAccactgaaaattatatcctaggctgacaaatcatcttcgttcagaatcgtttttcgtaaacAATGATATCTACTATtagattcaaataatttaacacttctataatatgtatacatatccaaatatatcaatatatgtcttgatttataaaaaaaaaggataatgaacataaaaagttcttacttaaaaaaaatttcattcatTGTGAATAGAAATccaattgataaatatttatatccaaataatttaacaaacgcTCTTATCAGACTAGGCTTACGGTTGGCAGAGTATGCATTGATCAATTCTAATTGCCATTCCCtaaaaaacgtaaaacaaaaattaatttaaacataataataagaaagataatgtttaattttagttcatttacttttctaatttatcacctaatgatgatgataactGATCGTCTAAAGTCGTATACAAATCGGTTTCAACTAATTCCCTGGTTTGTCCTGTTTTAAACAGATTTAACATCCAGctaaacaaacataattttagttgatttcagattaatttgtttcaatattattaaaattattgctttTTACTATACAGAACATAgacttcaaattataaataaaccaaaatctatattgtattaccattagtcatttaatgtattaataacctTACcaagataaattatagatataccaATAATTTCACTGATTTTACGAATTTTGATTTGATCTATTTATTGTTCTAATTTGGTAAATCTACCGTTTCTAATGTCCAGTAAAAACCTAAAATGCTTCCACATAAAgcggtttttattaaatgataacattgaaaaattaattaatttttttcaaataaaataaattattactatttggtTGCATAAAGCACTATATATGACGGTTGTGAGATgctttaaaagtaaaacatgCATTTATAGACTTATCGCTGGTTCCGTCGCGGATACAaatcaaactatttatataagaatattatgcggtcaatcataataattaacaaaaatattgtgttcatTTTTACCACGCTATCTATTGGCAgctaacaattataaataaaattttagtcaCTGAAAATCCCTTTATCAAATACCAGCTATACCATTCATGCCTATTTGTATATTCTACATTTAACGTTATTACCTACGTGTCACTTTCTAATTGCTACATAAAAGATAActgaacattaatattaaactaatgcGTTCACAAATTTAATGAGTTGagcaaaatatagataataataatgaatttccaTACACATGTCACGGTGTGGCGTCAATGTCCTAAAAAgattatattgtatctattGTGAACTAAATTCaatctataggtacctatttatccCATATAGAATACAAAATTAGCAGCAGTGCAGcatataatgttatgatattataaatattaaatactttgatgatatacatattttctggGTCCTGTATCCTAGTTAACATATTACCCATCATGCATTCATTACACACCACGTTAACACAAACTCGAGGTAACCGGAAAACGACCTGTTcgtgtaaaaaaatgtgtgtaaccctatacaataatataaaacttatcgCGTACCAGAGcagattaaatcaaataagcTTATATTGAAAGCACAGACCTCTATACTAACTTTATATctgtgattaaaatatacaatcaattatatattatttataataaatatataatatacaaagtggttattttacattattacattgatGTCATGAAaatagatttgaaaaaaattttttttttgcgaattgatattacaaaaatttaaattctcgtAAAAGGATTACTAGTGGATGGTATAAAAAAGTTGGAACTGGTACCTGGGTGAACACTATCgagattatactattataagtattataggtaatatagtatCGAACTAGATCACagacatatcataatataagaagTACGAGAGATACATAAGATA
Protein-coding regions in this window:
- the LOC114132355 gene encoding ATP-binding cassette sub-family C member 4-like isoform X15, producing MNRFTTDENGEVKRPLNPKCNANIFEIFTYSWMLNLFKTGQTRELVETDLYTTLDDQLSSSLGDKLEKEWQLELINAYSANRKPSLIRAFVKLFGYKYLSIGFLFTMNEIFFKVSQPLLVGGFLAYFNPDGSTTTDLNHAYIYATGIVFALLMVMILSHFGVEKNLECGMKMRVSSCSLIYRKALRLSQKSLEEITTGKVINLISNDVSRFDQGMTILHYIWIGPLTTVVVTYFLWQEIGVSSIIGVSAFLFFIPLQYWLGQKLSQTRLKTAKMTDKRICLMNEVISGIQVIKMYTWEKPFAELIKCIRKKEIKQIQSTLFMGIMTLSFQVVQTRLQLLISLISFLLLGNNISIRKVFVVIAFYTVLQQPMTKHFGRGLTQLAELKICLKRIENFMLLEEKYSEIPSTSKSDKSLTNGVIESPESEIITENIDVKKNTRYSNSFSIGISNATAKWIDDQTYNTLENINLNILPGSLVAIIGPVGSGKSSLVQVILQELPLSEGKISVNGVVSYASQEPWIFAGTVKQNILFGSPMDEERYKQVLSVCALKSDLKQFQHGDRTMVGERGITLSGGQRARINLARAIYKQADIYLLDDPLSAVDTKVGRHLFEKCIKDFLEGKTCVLITHQVQYLTDVGQIILMDNGSIVAEGSFQELQASNLEFAKSLESSNDTGINEPENDTNKSINLVSNTLGSNKSISSSHNDVQINRIPAVKSKNPNKSRSSGSVSINVYLSYLSAGGSVLKVFFILFCFILTQVLTTGGDYWISFWANLEQKNTSYNNVSTSNGTLSSSNLIGSLLFTSNFRQICMIVYTVIITFSIINVIVRGISYTSFCMRTSINVHNQMFDSFIKTTMWFFNNKSSGDMLNRFTKDIGTVDEFLPFVIMDCLQLFMLFLGVIFIVGYVNIYLMVPAFVMVTIFYYLRVFYLPTSRGIKKLEGNTRSPIFAHMKETLQGITTIRSCKVEQILINEFDKHQDLHSSAWDLFLCANQAFGFWLDLFSVIYIGIVIFSFFSVEKDNFGGNVGLTITQTITLTSIIQWGIRQISVLENLMTSFERVLEYTDLPQEANFQSPSEKTPPEGWPFLGKIEFRNFNLRYDLDSPYVLKNLNVQIQPMEKVGIVGRTGAGKSSFIGAMFRFALNEGSILIDNIEIHDLGLHDLRSKLSIIPQEPVLFSGTMRSNLDPFDEYPDMVLWNALDEVELKTVAESLPAGLNSKISAFGSNFSVGQRQLLCLARAIIRNNKIIILDEATANVDPQTDALIQYTIKNKFKSCTVLTIAHRLNTIMDSERVLVMDAGTVVEFDHPHNLLKNKDGFLYKMVEQTGIMTSELLHSMASKSFEGQTK
- the LOC114132355 gene encoding ATP-binding cassette sub-family C member 4-like isoform X14, whose translation is MNRFTTDENGEVKRPLNPKCNANIFEIFTYSWMLNLFKTGQTRELVETDLYTTLDDQLSSSLGDKLEKEWQLELINAYSANRKPSLIRAFVKLFGYKYLSIGFLFTMNEIFFKVSQPLLVGGFLAYFNPDGSTTTDLNHAYIYATGIVFALLMVMILSHFGVEKNLECGMKMRVSSCSLIYRKALRLSQKSLEEITTGKVINLISNDVSRFDQGMTILHYIWIGPLTTVVVTYFLWQEIGVSSIIGVSAFLFFIPLQYWLGQKLSQTRLKTAKMTDKRICLMNEVISGIQVIKMYTWEKPFAELIKCIRKKEIKQIQSTLFMGIMTLSFQVVQTRLQLLISLISFLLLGNNISIRKVFVVIAFYTVLQQPMTKHFGRGLTQLAELKICLKRIENFMLLEEKYSEIPSTSKSDKSLTNGVIESPESEIITENIDVKKNTRYSNSFSIGISNATAKWIDDQTYNTLENINLNILPGSLVAIIGPVGSGKSSLVQVILQELPLSEGKISVNGVVSYASQEPWIFAGTVKQNILFGSPMDEERYKQVLSVCALKSDLKQFQHGDRTMVGERGITLSGGQRARINLARAIYKQADIYLLDDPLSAVDTKVGRHLFEKCIKDFLEGKTCVLITHQVQYLTDVGQIILMDNGSIVAEGSFQELQASNLEFAKSLESSNDTGINEPENDTNKSINLVSNTLGSNKSISSSHNDVQINRIPAVKSKNPNKSRSSGSVSINVYLSYLSAGGSVLKVFFILFCFILTQVLTTGGDYWISFWANLEQKNTSYNNVSTSNGTLSSSNLIGSLLFTSNFRQICMIVYTVIITFSIINVIVRGISYTSFCMRTSINVHNQMFDSFIKTTMWFFNNKSSGDMLNRFTKDIGTVDEFLPFVIMDCLQLFMLFLGVIFIVGYVNIYLMVPAFVMVTIFYYLRVFYLPTSRGIKKLEGNTRSPIFAHMKETLQGITTIRSCKVEQILINEFDKHQDLHSSAWDLFLCANQAFGFWLDLFSVIYIGIVIFSFFSVEKDNFGGNVGLTITQTITLTSITQWGIRQISVLENLMTSFERVLEYTDLPQEANFQSPSENTPPEGWPFLGKIEFRNFNLRYDLDSPYVLKNLNVQIQPMEKVGIVGRTGAGKSSFIGAMFRFALNEGSILIDNIEIHDLGLHDLRSKLSIIPQEPVLFSGTMRSNLDPFDEYPDMVLWNALDEVELKTVAESLPAGLNSKISAFGSNFSVGQRQLLCLARAIIRNNKIIILDEATANVDPQTDALIQYTIKNKFKSCTVLTIAHRLNTIMDSERVLVMDAGTVVEFDHPHNLLKNKDGFLYKMVEQTGIMTSELLHSMASKSFEGQTK
- the LOC114132355 gene encoding ATP-binding cassette sub-family C member 4-like isoform X2, translated to MNRFTTDENGEVKRPLNPKCNANIFEIFTYSWMLNLFKTGQTRELVETDLYTTLDDQLSSSLGDKLEKEWQLELINAYSANRKPSLIRAFVKLFGYKYLSIGFLFTMNEIFFKVSQPLLVGGFLAYFNPDGSTTTDLNHAYIYATGIVFALLMVMILSHFGVEKNLECGMKMRVSSCSLIYRKALRLSQKSLEEITTGKVINLISNDVSRFDQGMTILHYIWIGPLTTVVVTYFLWQEIGVSSIIGVSAFLFFIPLQYWLGQKLSQTRLKTAKMTDKRICLMNEVISGIQVIKMYTWEKPFAELIKCIRKKEIKQIQSTLFMGIMTLSFQVVQTRLQLLISLISFLLLGNNISIRKVFVVIAFYTVLQQPMTKHFGRGLTQLAELKICLKRIENFMLLEEKYSEIPSTSKSDKSLTNGVIESPESEIITENIDVKKNTRYSNSFSIGISNATAKWIDDQTYNTLENINLNILPGSLVAIIGPVGSGKSSLVQVILQELPLSEGKISVNGVVSYASQEPWIFAGTVKQNILFGSPMDEERYKQVLSVCALKSDLKQFQHGDRTMVGERGITLSGGQRARINLARAIYKQADIYLLDDPLSAVDTKVGRHLFEKCIKDFLEGKTCVLITHQVQYLTDVGQIILMDNGSIVAEGSFQELQASNLEFAKSLESSNDTGINEPENDTNKSINLVSNTLGSNKSISSSHNDVQINRIPAVKSKNPNKSRSSGSVSINVYLSYLSAGGSVLKVFFILFCFILTQVLTTGGDYWISFWANLEQKNTSYNNVSTSNGTLSSSNLIGSLLFTSNFRQICMIVYTVIITFSIINVIVRGISYTSFCMRTSINVHNQMFDSFIKTTMWFFNNKSSGDMLNRFTKDIGTVDEFLPFVIMDCLQLFMLFLGVIFIVGYVNIYLMVPAFVMVTIFYYLRVFYLPTSRGIKKLEGNTRSPIFAHMKETLQGITTIRSCKVEQILINEFDKHQDLHSSAWDLFLCANQAFGFWLDLFSVIYIGIVIFSFFSVEKDNFGGNVGLTITQTITLTSIIQWGIRQISVLENLMTSFERVLEYTDLPQEANFQSPSEKTPPEGWPFLGKIEFRNFNLRYDLDSPYVLKNLNVQIQPMEKVGIVGRTGAGKSSFIGAMFRFALNEGSILIDNIEIHDLGLHDLRSKFSIIPQEPVLFSGTMRSNLDPFDEYPDMVLWNALDEVELKTVAESLPAGLNSKISAFGSNFSVGQRQLLCLARAIIRNNKIIILDEATANVDPQTDALIQYTIKNKFKSCTVLTIAHRLNTIMDSERVLVMDAGTVVEFDHPHNLLKNKHGFLYKMVEQTGIMTSELLHSMASKSFEGQTK
- the LOC114132355 gene encoding ATP-binding cassette sub-family C member 4-like isoform X12, with protein sequence MNRFTTDENGEVKRPLNPKCNANIFEIFTYSWMLNLFKTGQTRELVETDLYTTLDDQLSSSLGDKLEKEWQLELINAYSANRKPSLIRAFVKLFGYKYLSIGFLFTMNEIFFKVSQPLLVGGFLAYFNPDGSTTTDLNHAYIYATGIVFALLMVMILSHFGVEKNLECGMKMRVSSCSLIYRKALRLSQKSLEEITTGKVINLISNDVSRFDQGMTILHYIWIGPLTTVVVTYFLWQEIGVSSIIGVSAFLFFIPLQYWLGQKLSQTRLKTAKMTDKRICLMNEVISGIQVIKMYTWEKPFAELIKCIRKKEIKQIQSTLFMGIMTLSFQVVQTRLQLLISLISFLLLGNNISIRKVFVVIAFYTVLQQPMTKHFGRGLTQLAELKICLKRIENFMLLEEKYSEIPSTSKSDKSLTNGVIESPESEIITENIDVKKNTRYSNSFSIGISNATAKWIDDQTYNTLENINLNILPGSLVAIIGPVGSGKSSLVQVILQELPLSEGKISVNGVVSYASQEPWIFAGTVKQNILFGSPMDEERYKQVLSVCALKSDLKQFQHGDRTMVGERGITLSGGQRARINLARAIYKQADIYLLDDPLSAVDTKVGRHLFEKCIKDFLEGKTCVLITHQVQYLTDVGQIILMDNGSIVAEGSFQELQASNLEFAKSLESSNDTGINEPENDTNKSINLVSNTLGSNKSISSSHNDVQINRIPAVKSKNPNKSRSSGSVSINVYLSYLSAGGSVLKVFFILFCFILTQVLTTGGDYWISFWANLEQKNTSYNNVSTSNGTLSSSNLIGSLLFTSNFRQICMIVYTVIITFSIINVIVRGISYTSFCMRTSINVHNQMFDSFIKTTMWFFNNKSSGDMLNRFTKDIGTVDEFLPFVIMDCLQLFMLFLGVIFIVGYVNIYLMVPAFVMVTIFYYLRVFYLPTSRGIKKLEGNTRSPIFAHMKETLQGITTIRSCKVEQILINEFDKHQDLHSSAWDLFLCANQAFGFWLDLISVIYIGIVIFSFFSIEKDNFGGNVGLTITQTITLTSITQWGIRQISVLENLMTSFERVLEYTDLPQEANFQSPSENTPPEGWPFLGKIEFRNFNLRYDLDSPYVLKNLNVQIQPMEKVGIVGRTGAGKSSFIGAMFRFALNEGSILIDNIEIHDLGLHDLRSKLSIIPQEPVLFSGTMRSNLDPFDEYPDMVLWNALDEVELKTVAESLPAGLNSKISAFGSNFSVGQRQLLCLARAIIRNNKIIILDEATANVDPQTDALIQYTIKNKFKSCTVLTIAHRLNTIMDSERVLVMDAGTVVEFDHPHNLLKNKDGFLYKMVEQTGIMTSELLHSMASKSFEGQTK